The window GTCGCCATTGGTTCGACGAGACGGCGATTGGTGACGATGAGCAGTCGCTCGGCGGGAACGAGGCCCTCGAGGCGCGCGACGGTTTGCTGGATCATCGTCTGTCCGCCGACGAGATCGAGCAACTGCTTCGGACTCGCGGCCCGGCTGAGAGGCCAAAAACGGGTGCCGGCGCCGCCGGCCATAATCACTGCATGCAGCATGAGAAGTCTTTCTGTGCCTGATTGGGGACGGCGAGGCTCCCGCCGAGCCGCGCCGGTCGAAGGCAGCGCCAACGGCCAGTGCCTGCCACCGCGGCGGCTCGGCGGGAGCCTCGCCCTCCCAGTAACGGGGTTGCCCGCGCCCGGAGTTATCGTAGCGAATCTGTTACGATGCGGGTCCGTTGGGAGTGAAATACGTCGCTTGAGTAACGCTGGTTCCCGGTGGCAACTTCGCGGCGAGTTCATCCGCCGAGGTGGCGAACAGCGGATTAATCTCCACCGGCACGTCGTCCGCAATCTGCACACCAGCGGCCCGCAGCCAACGGCGATGGAGCGCCTGAATCGCTTGTTTGGCAAGGCGCGGATTGTCGGTCGCTTCGGCATCGGAGTTTTTCACCGGCGCGAAAGCGAGCGCCGGATCGGCTTCGACGACGAGGGCCCGCTCGGCGACTTGCAGCAGATCGAAAATGAAACGCTCGAAGCGAAACGCATTTGGCTTGTAGGCTTCGATTCGCTCACCGCGCTCGTTGAGGTGCGGCGTCTTTTTGTGAGCAATGTGAAACGGCAACGCATCGGCCTGGCTGGCGGCTCGTTCGAGCAACTCGCGGTCGAAGACATGCACGGCCAGGCTGCCGGCCCAGAATTTCAACGAACCATCCGGCAATGTTTCCTGAGCATTCGCTTCCGGCAGATCGCTGTATTCGATCATCTGCACTTTGTTGTCAGCCGATACGAGCACGCCGACACGTTCGGATGGCCGGCGTTTCTTCACAACCTGCGTGGTCAGCTCCGACCGCGAAAGCATGTGGCTGCCGAGCAGGAGCGGATCGCAGACTTGCAGCAGCGGATTATCGATTTGGCCGTAGAACAACAAGTCGATGCCGCGCTCGCGGCAATCGGCCAGGCAACCGCTCTTTTCAAACGCTCGTAGCATTCCGCCGTGGCCATCGGGCGCGAGAACGAGTTCTCCCTTCGACGCCAACAGAATTTTGTTCCAACCATCATCCACGGCGAACATCGACGACTGGCTGAAAAACTTCACGTCTTCCTTCGGCAGCCCGAAGTAATTGTGAGCAGTGAGAAACTCGCGAGTCTGCACATCAGTGGCCGAACTCGTCATCACATATAGCGGAATCGCCGTTTGATACTTCTTTCGCACCGCGAGGAGCGATTCGATCAGCACTTGAAAGAGCGGCCGCTGCGACAAGGGCCCGATCGGGAACATTCCCTTCGGCCCATCACAGCCGAGTCGCGTTCCCAAGCCACCGGCAACCAGGATCATGCCGACTTTGTGTTCACGCAGTAGTTGCTCACCGCGCTGCACGGCAGCTTCGGTCGAAAAATCAACGCCGCTGCCATCGAGTCGCAGCGCCGGCGGCGAACTGGCTCGCGCCGCG is drawn from Anatilimnocola floriformis and contains these coding sequences:
- a CDS encoding UTP--glucose-1-phosphate uridylyltransferase — translated: MVDRHATHEQLSRKLESAGQQHLLQHWDELTPAERERLAAQIENLDLELFAALKKQFGATEPGRVADHRAHWAALAARASSPPALRLDGSGVDFSTEAAVQRGEQLLREHKVGMILVAGGLGTRLGCDGPKGMFPIGPLSQRPLFQVLIESLLAVRKKYQTAIPLYVMTSSATDVQTREFLTAHNYFGLPKEDVKFFSQSSMFAVDDGWNKILLASKGELVLAPDGHGGMLRAFEKSGCLADCRERGIDLLFYGQIDNPLLQVCDPLLLGSHMLSRSELTTQVVKKRRPSERVGVLVSADNKVQMIEYSDLPEANAQETLPDGSLKFWAGSLAVHVFDRELLERAASQADALPFHIAHKKTPHLNERGERIEAYKPNAFRFERFIFDLLQVAERALVVEADPALAFAPVKNSDAEATDNPRLAKQAIQALHRRWLRAAGVQIADDVPVEINPLFATSADELAAKLPPGTSVTQATYFTPNGPAS